One genomic window of Silurus meridionalis isolate SWU-2019-XX chromosome 22, ASM1480568v1, whole genome shotgun sequence includes the following:
- the ubald1b gene encoding UBA-like domain-containing protein 1b, with translation MDELKHQVMINQFVLIAGCAADQAKQLLQAAHWQFETALSSFFQEANIPYSHQMMCTPANTPATPPNFPDALAMFSHLRASESIGASPIASMATSPPPYINWAVGPTPPSSQQGLWAAAQLPSHTAVSQQAASEQPMEAER, from the exons ATGGACGAACTAAAGCACCAGGTTATGATCAACCAGTTCGTTCTGATCGCAGGCTGTGCGGCGGACCAGGCCAAACAGCTTCTCCAGGCAGCACACTGGCAGTTCGAG ACTGCCCTTAGCTCCTTTTTTCAGGAAGCAAATATTCCCTACAGCCATCAAATG ATGTGCACGCCTGCCAACACCCCAGCGACGCCCCCCAACTTCCCAGACGCTCTAGCCATGTTCTCCCATCTTCGAGCCTCAGAGAGTATCGGTGCCAGTCCCATTGCTTCTATGGCTACCTCTCCTCCACCCTACATTAACTGGGCTGTTGGTCCCACACCACCTTCCAGCCAGCAGGGGCTTTGGGCAGCTGCTCAGCTTCCTTCTCACACCGCAGTTAGCCAGCAGGCAGCCTCTGAGCAGCCCATGGAGGCCGAGAGATGA